One Microplitis mediator isolate UGA2020A chromosome 3, iyMicMedi2.1, whole genome shotgun sequence DNA segment encodes these proteins:
- the LOC130665318 gene encoding uncharacterized protein LOC130665318 has product MATNIKAPQFSTENPKLWFAQVEAQFAKFQVATERAKFDLVIPLLETRITAEVQDTIINPPANMPYSDLKAALIKCFTRSEEARITQLLDRERLGDRTPSQYLRHLRTLVPGIDDAIIKARWFSHMPNEIQVCPEAISDSTLDKLAESADRMVERISLKPQVAAATATSPSTAEHREIAALRREIAQLTNQVKNLTVKRGRSRSPSRSRSCVSKKFDLCWYYYKHGKNARSCIPGCKWQGNSNENQ; this is encoded by the coding sequence atggcCACGAACATCAAAGCACCCCAGTTCAGCACGGAGAATCCGAAACTGTGGTTTGCGCAGGTTGAGGCGCAGTTTGCAAAATTTCAGGTAGCAACAGAGCGCGCCAAATTTGACCTGGTGATACCGCTGCTTGAAACCCGCATCACTGCTGAAGTACAAGACACCATCATCAATCCTCCAGCAAACATGCCGTACAGCGATTTAAAAGCCGCTCTGATAAAATGCTTCACGAGATCCGAAGAAGCACGGATCACTCAGCTCCTCGACAGAGAGAGACTTGGCGATCGGACACCTTCGCAATATTTACGTCATCTGCGTACACTGGTACCCGGCATTGATGACGCCATTATCAAAGCACGTTGGTTTTCGCATATGCCAAATGAGATTCAAGTTTGTCCTGAAGCTATCAGCGACTCAACGCTTGACAAGCTCGCCGAGTCAGCTGACCGTATGGTTGAGCGGATATCGCTAAAACCTCAAGTTGCCGCTGCTACAGCAACTTCACCATCAACCGCCGAGCACCGCGAGATTGCTGCACTGCGCAGAGAAATTGCGCAACTCACGAATCAAGTGAAAAACTTGACAGTTAAACGGGGCAGATCCAGAAGTCCATCACGATCACGATCTTGTGTGTCGAAGAAATTTGATCTCTGCTGGTACTATTACAAGCACGGTAAAAATGCCCGATCGTGCATTCCCGGCTGCAAATGGCAGGGAAACTCAAACGAGAATCAGTAG